The following nucleotide sequence is from Aspergillus luchuensis IFO 4308 DNA, chromosome 1, nearly complete sequence.
CACAAAATCAATCAGCGGAATTTGATATCATTCTACACAAACAAAACAGGTAAAGAATTGTATGTCCTTACCCAAAGAGGCAAGGGACCGGGCTAGGAACATTGCAAGTGGACAGGGACCATTTGAGGAATTAGGAGTTTCAACTTATTCACGGGTAGACTGTATCCAAATCCGAACTAGGACCAGGCTATACCTGCCCTCTATCGTATTCGTATCCTCACTGAAACCGAACGCACAGATCTCATACCACTAGTTACTAAAATATGTACTCGTCTCGGATATATACATCGCACCActgcatccatccacccgCCCAGCCCAGTTCTTAATCACTGCAAATGACTGAGTCAAGTAGAAAATAGTCATCAACACACATTCTCCACATGCAAAAACACCCCCGGCAATCCAGACCCTTTACAAACGGCCAGATGATCCGACACCCGGACCACCGCCTGTCGCACAGAAACGGTTAGTCCGATGGGCCCGCAAACAGCAACAGCTATTTCGCCTCTAGCTTGCAAGACGGCGTCCTCGATGTAACCGTCGAACGAAGGTCTTCCCTGCGCGAAGGAGATGCTGGGAGGTCCTGAGGTTTCGAGGGCCGAATCGGGGTCTGTGCAGGGTGAAGAAGGGGTTATTTGTTCGATTTTGTCGACGTCGTCACTGTTGTTAGAGCAGGTGCAGGGATCTGTGCAGGCACAGATCTGTTTCTCATTGCTGCTTTTGCTGTTGGTGTCTAGCAGGCAAAGGGAGTCTTGTGTTATAAAAATTCTCACTAGGATCTGGATATTTGTGTTCTGTAGCTTCTGCATCGCGCCTTCAAGCTCGGCCAGAACCCATGACGCTTGGCGGCTTTCCTTGATTacccagatgaagaggactTGGCGGAGAGGCAATGGCCCGTTTGTGGAACGGTGTGCGACGTGGAGAAGCTGGGATACGGTGAATGTCACACCTGTACCACCCGCGAGGAACAGGATGGAATCGAAAGATGTGAAGTCTGGAGCAGAGCTTGCGTAGGGACCATCGAGTAGAGCGGTGTATGAACGCTTGGTTTGTGGGGATTCGACGTCTTTGGAGCAGTTGCTGGTGGCTTCTGCGGTGTTGATCAGCTTTCGCGTGAAGCCCTTGTGGGCTCTTAGAACAAGGACTAGTTCGCCGTCGTGGGACGATGGTATGGATGAGATGGTTGCTGGGTGTGAGAGCTGGAGCCCTAAGCGTGGGAGAGATAGAAGGATGTGCGACCCGGGCTTCCAGTTACGGATCTTGCGAGCAGTAATTCGGACCTTGGTGGCGCCGCCTTCCAGGGGTTCTAGTATCGCTCGTGCGGGGCGAGAGTTGATGTAGCTGTAGTAGACGAATCGCAAGATCAAACCAGCGACGTAGATACCGGCGGTGACGTAGACGTAGCGCTGAGCGTTAGGAGCTGGGCTGGTGTCTAGATGATAGGAGAgagcgatgatgaagccgAAGAACGTGATGATGTGTTGTACGACGAAGAACCCGTAGCTCATATGTCGGAAGGGGGCTAACGTTGTGAGATTCATCCATAGGATGAAAGCGTAGGCGGCGATACCCTTTGTGGGACAGTCATCTGTGTCCCACTCCAGTTTACTTATATGATAAATGTCCCACCCATGGTTTTGAAAGGCGAAATGGAAAGTCGAGAGCAGCAGGAGCCCTCGAGATACCCAGCGATGGTAGATGTTCAGTCGGACATAGGGTATGCCGCAGAGCATACCGATCAGGTTTCTTTTGCCTGCCAAGGCTACAAGGAGGGGAATCTGAGCAGCTGCAAGCCATCCAGCGCGGACTCCGAGAAACTGCCAGTACCCAGCGCCTGCAAAATCGTTGTTGACGAACTCCAgaacgatgatgaagacaaaGTATATGAGGATGATATATATTGGTCCGAATGGCGGGATCTTGAACCAAGATGACAACGCACGTGGGGTCCACTGCAGATAAGATGGCTCCTGAGCCAGCGCTGTGGTAGTTGCGAGTGTGGTCGATGTAATATTGGCAAGGTAAGACTTGTAAGTTATGCTTGGATAAAACCTTTCCGCGACGCCGAATTATTAGCATCATATCCGAACCAAGTCATCTAAAAACTCAATATGCTTACTCACCTCAAACGCCGAACAAGTGAGTACACCCTGTTGATGACCGCCACCACAAACAGCAGAACAATAACCCCATACCAGAAATACTCCGCATAGAGTGCCCCTAGAATAGGAAGATACTCCAGGTGCTTGAGCTCATGCAGAAATGTCTCGACCTGGGTGATATTGGCAAAGTCAACGTCGGAGGCGTGTAAGACGCCGTAGTACGTCCCCCCGCTCATACCCTCCATCTGCATTTTGGCAGACGAGTCACCGAGGCTGTGACAAAAATCAATTCACAATATTTGGTGCAGAGGCAGTTGCCCGACCATGTTCTTACTTATAGGGCAGAGGGTTCTactggatgatggatcaCACTCCCGCCCCACCTTCGGAGCTTAGCCTTTCTAGCGCCGATTACGCCTTGTCGATATCGTAATAATCTGCTCACAGCACAGTTTTCTTCCATCCTATGAGATTGTTCTACGAAGCACATCCTGACGAGGACGCAGTTCTATTGTGGTGGCATGACCAAGCTGCATAATATACGCTCTCTAATTTGTTCAAAGGATGCAAAGTTGTCAAGTTGATTTACTTTACCAGAAAGATAAGAACCGTACAGCCAAGCGAGTGAAGTCCGTGCGAAGAGGCACCTGGAAGCATCCATACACCGATCGCTATTAGCTATTCCATAATGAGGATCCTTGAATCACATGGAACAGCGGCATTAGCCGGTTTCCAATGATTGGGGtatctatttcttctcttctataTAGGAAGGGGCCGGCTGTATGTTAATAGTCACAGAGACCTCGTCATTTACTGAGGATGCCAGCCTCGCAAATGAAGCTGCATCAAGGTGGTCTGCTCCTTTAAAGAAACGAAAGGTATAGCTCTCACTATATGGTTTCAGCGCATCATGCTGTATAAGTAGCCCAGAATTCTGTCCGATATCAAGGCGAACCTGCCCCTTTATCCTGGGGTCGTTATGCGACCGAAACCAAAAAATAATGTTATCGCAGAAGGTAAGTCTCGAGTCTTCTCTTGTGAACGCTTCAAGAGAAACACTCACCAGAGAGGGCATGGAAGTGCGCTCTTTGAGTAATCCCACAACATCTAGGAGTAATGCAGTGATGTAATGGAATCCAATGTCGGTGATCTTGAGTGTCTTGAGTGAGGCAGGAAAATGGTCAATGAGGGATTTTGGATGACCCTCATATGTACGTTGGTCTGGAAGCCCTGTAAGATTTACATGTATTATAGTGAGATGCTCCAGAGCACACAGATCCTTGAGCGACGACCATCGGAAAATAGTCATCTTGAGGCGATCGCACTCGAGCCCTTTCACTCTAAGGCCTTGCCGTAATCTTTCATCCAACCGAATAGAAAGGGACTCAGGGTATCCTTCACCATCAGGAGGACTTGGCGTGAATAGTCAGTGACTGTTATTCTAGGTGGTTTACGCTTCACCTGACTTATCACAAGGTTAAGACGCTCGAGATTAATCGACTGTCTGAACCATTGAATCACTTTGTTGGAATATATTGACGGCCAAATAGTAACCTTTTTGACTGGACAATTGTAATCATGAACTTCTCGTGACGCAGGCACTTTTCGAAATCTTGTTCATAATCCCAAGAGTCAAAATGTCCGCACACACTGACATGGTTGAGAGCCGGAAAACAGAGCGGGTACAGTATATGCTGTGAAGTAAGCAGTGTTTGTGCTGAGATCTGCCTTAGGttttggaagaggaagagatctTTGAGACATTGAAATGGAGCAGCGGGAACTGGTGGTTGTGGACGAAAAGCTGCTGATCTCCAGATTCTTGCTATGTACGTCTCTGTCGGATCTGAAAAATCATTTTTCTCAAGAATGACCTTCAAAGTCGTTAGACGAGTCAATTTAATGAGCGTTGCGCAAGCCCATGCGTCTTTAGATAAGCTCTCCAGACCATCCCACCACACCCATTTATCACATCCCAGTTCACATAATGCAGCCACAAGTTCATCAATGAAGGGCTTATACTCTTTGCACCCTGGGGGAGTTCATCCTTGCCGTAGTCGTCGTACCCCCCTATCCTGAAAGCGAAGTGACGAACAAGACTCGCCAACTCAGGCGAAGAGCACAGTCGTCGAATGAGATCAACCTGGACGGGTGTCCAGATGCTTGGTAGGTGATAGAGGAATAGAGACGTGGTGTAAACAGCGTGTGGAATTCGACAGAGCTTTCAGTCAAAGCCCTTTGCGTGGGCTTGTCATCTACGAAGTTCCCGATCATCTCGAGAATTTCAGTTGACAAGCGCTCCATCTTGTCGGACTCGAATGACTCGGTGTCTCATGCAAATACAGCGTGCTGAGACATGCTAGAAACTTCGAATTGCGCCGTTATATCCCCAAATCACGGATCACCTGATTTGACTGTCAACAAGAATTGCGGATGGAAGTTACCTTATGTTAAGCTAATGAAAATGTAGCCATCCTCTTTAATCGTAACCAAACGGCTTGCGAGATGGCAACTCCCTTAAGCCACGGCGAGCTCCGTTTGATACTCCAGCAGGAGCAATACTACTGGTCGCAAGGCTTCCCCATCATGTTTTCACTGGCTCGGAGGATCCAAGTAGTGTAGCTCACGTCTGATGGGTTACAAACATAGTGTGTCAGAGATAATCAACTACCGGAATCTACCAAGTCTGGGCTCTTCGCTGTTATGCTTGTTTACAATCGGCACGCCAACTGCGGAGTTCTAGGGCTTGAACTTGAATTACCAAGCTATGAAGACACCAGCCCTACGTTGTATCGCACGTAGCGGCAGGCTGGCCAGCTCTCCAACCTCTTGGAAAACAGAATATAGGGATTCGACTCTAGCGAAACTGCGCGTTACGTTGGCAATCAAAGGCCGAGCTTCACCCGGGCCGGTCGCCAGGAAGCCACCATTCAATTTTTAAAACTATTCAAATGTAAGGAAATTATTTTGTTTTGGTCTAGTGGATAGTTGATGGTGAGACTGTAGCCTCTAGCAGAGTCGTAAGGGGCCAGAGTAGGAAATTCACTCCACCCCTTGCACACGATCGGGCAATCTTTAACAACACCGTCGAGTTCTCGGGATCTTTCTCCGCTACTGAATTGCCGAATTTGAGATTGAAAGATCGATAGAGAATTTATTGTCTCAAGTACGATGAACATACGAAATATCGTATTTCCAGCATGCACTGTCGGTTAGCCAATGGCCCGGAACGTTCCTAGGAGATGTGAAGGTGGGCACTGCTAGTTAGTTATGTTTGTGGGGGTAGTTAATTAAATTACGAGGCGTGGACAGCGTAAGCCAGGCCATCTTGGCTTATGAAGGTTTGAAGAATCCCCATTCAAGCCaggatggaagatgaggcaTTCATGTACAGCAGACCACCAGCCGACACCCTCACGTGACTGAAACGTCCATAACTCGGGCCCTGCCATCTAGGGTCTACGTGTTTCCCTCCAAGGTTGCGGGTCGGCATGTGTTCTGCGGCATGCTGTCTCTCATCCGGTACCTTCCAAGCTTCCCGCCGAGCTGTCTGCAATGATCAGCAGGCCACCAGACTACTCCTATACGTGTGACACCGCGGATGCTAACATGACTGTTTGTCTCGCTCCTCCATTCTGCACCTCAGGTCCCTTTCCTGTCGGGGATTTGATTTCAACCTTTTTATTGGCCTAGCTATATCCCACATCTCGCCTCACAATGCATCAGAGCGGATTTGCCTGCCCATTGGAAAGGGGTAATGTCCACATtgaaccttcttctccgagtGGATCTGGGCCAAGCGGAAAGGAGGAAAGTttaaggaaggaaaaaaagcaaaacatCTGTCCCGACCACATAATTTGTCAAACTTGAAATGTCGTCTTGTACCATACGCAGTGCCTTCCATTCCCTGAATGGGACCCAATGCCCAAGTATGCGGATTCTATGGCGGCGGGGATTGACTGGGCCTGCCATGCCTCGGCCCTGTCCTGGTATGCAGGTGCAGGCTGGGCAAGTCTTCGAGCTCATAACCATTAAGGGTTTCTTTTTAAGTCCGGTCATCGCCTCTTGTATTCATCGTCCTGAATCAGGCTACCGACCTGGGCCATTTGTTCTTCCTCTCGCTCAGGTCCTGTCAGACTGTTCCGATCCTAACGAGACAGTATACGGCCTGTTCGTTCGGCTTGAATGGATTTGTTTCCTGTCGAGCCTTGATTTCTGTTGTGTAATTTTCCCCTACACCACCCTCAAAAGGTCTCAATCATGGGCTCCCCTACCGTCTCCCTTCTTGTAACTATATTATGCATCTTTTCACTTCAAGTATGGGCAGTGCCCCATGGAGGATCGAGGAATAGCTCAGCCTCCCGTGTTATGTCGCCGTTACAGCATTTTCCTCCAATTAATTACCAACCCAAGCCCTCGTGAGTCTTGTATTTTGCATTTTGTCTCATATCACGTGTCTACAAGTGCTGACCGAAATAGCGGAATTCCTTACACGATAAAGAACCAATCTGCTCAACCATGGCTTTATCGAACAACCGCCCCCATAACTCATTCTGCACTGGCGGAAGAAGATTCTCTATGCACGTCATCCAGTAACTCGTCTGGGTACTGGTATGAACAGATTGATCATAATGGACAGTCATCCTTCATGGATTCGAGGTACAAAGACAACTATACTGTCTTCCGCAACGTTGTCAAGGATTTTGGCGCGGACAATACTGGACAGAAggacgcagcagcagctatcTCAGCTGCAATCAAAGGTATGGTTGAGTCGATCAATCACTCTAAGCATTTTCTAAGACCGAACATCACATAGCTGGACCGTCAAATGGACCTGACCGCAGTTCCAATTCCATGGGTACTACTGGACAACCTGCTATCATCTACTTGCCAGCTGGAACGTATCTTATGAAGTCATCTCTGCAGCTGTACCTTGGGACTGTCATTGTAGGCGACCCCACGAACCCTCCAGTCCTCAAGGCATCATCAGATTTTGCGGACGATCATATCATCTACGCCAAGGATCCCAACTTTGGGGGTACAATCAATTTTTACCTCGGAATTAAGAACATTATCATCGACTCGACCGGGGTCGGGGCTGATAAATCCATCACTCTTCTTGATTGGACCGTTAGCCAGGCGACTCAGCTCACCAATGTCGGGTTCAATATGCCTACAAACACTGCCAAGCACGTCGGCCTAACTACACAATACGACTACAACAGTAACTTGATTCTGGTAATTGTGCTCTCTACTGTTATGATGGCATAGCGCTGACAGCTTACAGAATGACCTTTGGTTCAAAGGCGGCGCAACCGGCATGAAGTTGAGTGGCCAACAATGGGTATTCAAGAACATTTCATTCAGTGGTACCACTACGGGCGTCCAGGCTGGAGGGACCGATATTGTTTTCTTGGGCTGTCGCTTCGAGCAGGGTACCCTGGGAATTGACGCGCAAGGCACATCCGGCTCTCTAACAGTCGTCG
It contains:
- a CDS encoding ferric reductase family protein (COG:P,Q;~EggNog:ENOG410PHKD;~InterPro:IPR017938,IPR017927,IPR013130,IPR013121, IPR039261,IPR013112;~PFAM:PF08022,PF01794,PF08030;~TransMembrane:7 (o51-70i122-141o161-178i199-219o239-256i263-282o294-312i);~go_function: GO:0016491 - oxidoreductase activity [Evidence IEA];~go_process: GO:0055114 - oxidation-reduction process [Evidence IEA]) produces the protein MQMEGMSGGTYYGVLHASDVDFANITQVETFLHELKHLEYLPILGALYAEYFWYGVIVLLFVVAVINRVYSLVRRLRFYPSITYKSYLANITSTTLATTTALAQEPSYLQWTPRALSSWFKIPPFGPIYIILIYFVFIIVLEFVNNDFAGAGYWQFLGVRAGWLAAAQIPLLVALAGKRNLIGMLCGIPYVRLNIYHRWVSRGLLLLSTFHFAFQNHGWDIYHISKLEWDTDDCPTKGIAAYAFILWMNLTTLAPFRHMSYGFFVVQHIITFFGFIIALSYHLDTSPAPNAQRYVYVTAGIYVAGLILRFVYYSYINSRPARAILEPLEGGATKVRITARKIRNWKPGSHILLSLPRLGLQLSHPATISSIPSSHDGELVLVLRAHKGFTRKLINTAEATSNCSKDVESPQTKRSYTALLDGPYASSAPDFTSFDSILFLAGGTGVTFTVSQLLHVAHRSTNGPLPLRQVLFIWVIKESRQASWVLAELEGAMQKLQNTNIQILVRIFITQDSLCLLDTNSKSSNEKQICACTDPCTCSNNSDDVDKIEQITPSSPCTDPDSALETSGPPSISFAQGRPSFDGYIEDAVLQARGEIAVAVCGPIGLTVSVRQAVVRVSDHLAVCKGSGLPGVFLHVENVC